The following DNA comes from Desulfotomaculum sp..
TCCCGTGCGCTTTCAAATACTTTCCACTGGGCAAATATACTGGTCGAGCCAAACGGACCGTCCTGATGATAAGTAAGCCTGTCCAGGATACCGGTCAACTCCTCCGCAGAAGGGAAAACATACCTGGCTTCGACGCCTGTCTTTTTTATTACGTCAAAGATATACTTTCTCTCGTCCCAGCGGGGATCCTCGAAACAGGATGAAAATGTCAGCTGATTATTAGAGGAGCCCGATTCCTGCCTCTCACTGTTAAGAAGACATACTATTCCCGAAGAATCCAAACCTCCCGACAAACAGGAACCTACCCTCACATCGCTGCGGAGGCGCAAGCGGATACTGTCTTTTAACAAGTCGAGCAATTTACCGGCATATTCTTCGTCATTCCCCATCTCCCGCTGTTCCAGCTCCGGGTCCCAATAAATCTTCTTTTCCGGATCAATAGAAGTTCCCTCCAATGGTATCTGGATAAAATGGCCTCCTGGCAGCGAGTTGACATTCTCAAAAAAAGTCTGTTCGGAATGTTCCTGTAATCCGTAAAGAAGGTAATCGTAAAGAACACCCGGATTCACTTCCGTCTTTACCCAGGGAAGCAGGAGAAGCTGTTTTATTTCTGATGAAAATGCAAAAACTTTCCCGTTAACAAAATAATAGAACGGTTTAATGCCGGCGCGGTCCCGCGAACAGAATAAAATACTTTTTCCCAGATCCAGGATTGCGAAAGCCCACATCCCGTTAAACCTGCTGAGGCAGCCGGTTCCCCATTCCCGGTAGGCGTAAAGAATTATTTCTGTGTCTGTATGAGTAGAAAAGCGGTATCCTTTCTTCTCCAGTTCGCTTCGTATCTCTATATAATTATATATCTCACCATTATGGACGATCCAGAGCTGGCCGTCAGGTGTGCCCATCGGCTGTAAGCCGGCCTGTGATAGATCGAGTATAGCCAACCGCCTGTGCCCGAGACCAAAGCTGATTTCTTTATTCCGCCATTCTTCTTTTTCTTCTTCAGTATATAAACTGGAAAGCTTCCTATCGTTTTCACATAATAGAAAGCCCTCTCCATCCGGTCCCCGGTAGCTGATCAGTTCCGTCATTTTTAAAAGCAAATTAGCGTTTATAGGAGCGCCAAAGCTAACAATGCCGGCTATTCCACACACTCTTTATTCTCCCGCCTGATCAATAAATGTTTTAAACCAGAGTTCCAAACAAAGGGCGCCCCAAATCACCCGGCCAAAGTCCTGTTCCTTTTCGATTGCGGTTTCCAAAATTTCCGGATTAAATATACCCCTTTGCCTTGCTGTATCATCAAGAAGCACTTCGCGGGTATAATCCCTTAACTTCCCCTTAAACCATAGATGCAGTGGGACCGGAAAGCCCATTTTATCTTTGCGCTTGTGTATTTCTTCAGGAACTATATTTTTAATCGCTTTACGGAAGAGATACTTTGGCTGGCCGCCTTTGAACTTTATATTCGGCGGCACACTGGCCATCAGATCGGCTATCCTGTGGTCTAGTAAGGGTACCCGCGATTCCAGCCCCCAGGCCATACTGGTCCTGTCCTCGACATGTAACAAAGCCGGGAGGTGTACTTTCAAGTCAAAAAAAAGCATCCGGTTTAAAAATGATTCGGCATTTGAGCCGTAAAATATTTTTTGGAATGTCTCGATAAAATCCACACTATTTTCAAAAACATCTTCTTTATAAATCTGCCTGACCCCGGCGGAACGGTCCATCAGTCTGAAATAACGCTGGGCTTGCGGTTCAAAAAGACCTTCCGCCCAGAAATAGCGAAGCATCGGTATATACTGCTGAAGCATTGGGAGGCTGGAGATAATTGAAGAAAGGGTAGCCGCATACTGAGCGCGGCTTTCAGTTTCTTCAATGGCGCCTTTGAGACATTCTTCCAGATAGCCAACCAAATAACGTGCATACCCTGCAAAAATCTCGTCGCCCCCCTGCCCGCCAAGCACCACTTTAACGTGTTCCGAAGCCAGGCGCGAAACCATGTATTGGGGGAAGACACCCGGCCCGGCGGAAGGTTCGTCCATGTAATAGATGATCTTTTGAAGGGTATCAATAAAATCATCCGCCGTTGGGTATATTTCAAGGCAATCGGCGCCGGCTTTTTCGGCAACTAGACGTGCGTACCGGGTCTCATCAAACTTTTCACCTTCGTTAAAAGCGCCGGTAAAAGTTTTCAGCCTGTCTCCGGTAACATTAAGCATCGACGTCAGGCAGACAACAGCGCTGGAGTCCAGGCCCCCGGAAAGGTGAGCCCCCAGGGGGACGTCCGAACGCAGGCGGATTTTTACAGCATCTTCTAGAAGTACACGCAGGCGGTCAACGAAATATTCTTCCGTATGATCATAGTCAATATCGAAAGCAACATCCCAGTATTTTTTATTCTCAACAATCCTGCCTTTTTTATCAACTAACATATAATGCCCCGGCAGCAGTTTATTTACCTGATTAAACAGGGTCTTCTCCCCCAGCACTGTCTGAAACACAAGGTACTCCTGGAGCGCTTTGTGGTTTACTTCCTTTTGGATAAGATCTGTTGCTAAAAGCGCCTTAATTTCTGATGCAAAAATAAAAGCGCTTTCTTGATCAGAATAGTAGAATGGTTTAACACCCAGCCGATCCCTGGCGCAAAAAGCAATGCCCCTTTTCTCATCCCAAATTGTGAAAGCAAACATACCTATAAAATACTTCAGGCATTCCACACCATATTCTTCGTAAGCGTGAACAATTACTTCCGTATCGGTATAACTGCGGAAGCGGTGTCCCTTTTGCCGGAGAGTCTGCGCCAGTTCGAGGTAGTTATATATGCAGCCGTTAAAAGTTATCCATACTGTGCCATCTTCGTTAGACAATGGTTGTTTGCCGCCCTCCGGATCAATAATGGCAAGACGACGGTGTCCGAGCCATACTGACATGTCGGGTGAAAACCATTCCCCTTCACCATCCGGACCGCGGTGTGACAACTCTTTTAAATTTGATTTAATGTAATCATTGCCAGTCTTTACATATCCTGAAATGCCGCACATAAATAACATTACCTCTTACTTTTTAGATTATTTTATTGTCTGGCGATATTTAAGACACTTTGATTATATATATTTAATAACTTTTTTCTTTCTACTTCCCAATTTAATTCCTTTCCTGCTTTGTAACAGTTGGTTTTCAAATTATCCAGCAATAATGGTTCTGAGAAGAGTTTAGTTACCAGTTTGCCGAACATTTCACTGTTACTGATGTCAACAAACTTAATAATGTCATACTTTTCATTCATTAATCTAAAAAAAGGCAAATCACCAGTTATTACAGGAACTCCGGCCAATATGAACTCAAAAAATTTATTCGGTGAGCAATATTTATGATTATCATCAATTGGCAAATATGGAATTACACCAAGATCAGCGCCGGCAGTTAAAGAAAGTATCTCATCGCTGGGAACAGCGCCCAGGAAAAACACCTTCTCACCGACATTTTCTTTTTTCGCGAGAATACGAAGAACGTTTTCATGTTCACCGTAACCAATTATAGCCAGACATGCTTCATTTGGAAAATATTTAACTCCTTGAATTAGTGTTTCAATATTTCTTTCCTGAGAAATCCAGCCCTGGTATAAGACTATCTTATAACTTTCTGGAATATTGCCTTTCTTTCTAAGCTTCTTTTTCGCTTCTTCTGAATCTATCTCTATCAAAGATTCGGTACAATTCATTATCACTTCCGGCTGTTTTACCTTATATCGCTCTGCCATCAAACCTGCAATAAATGGGTTTACGGTAATTGTAACATCCGGGTACTTAATATATTTTTTTTCCATACGGAAATATAACTTCTGAAGATTCAGAGGCAGTACGCTTTGAGCGTAATAAAGCTCATGCGCATCATAGACCAAAGGAACACTTCGAAATCGTGCCGCATAATATCCGGCTTTAAGACAGGGTAAATCGTGAACATGATAGATGTCTGCATCAAAATCCAGCGCTTTATTAATCATAAATTGATCGAACGGACTTACTTCAAAAAAACGCCTGGCTAAATACATATATGATTTATTTATAAAAGTACGAAAATAATCGTTTTTCGGCAGCATTGTGCGAATTTTTTTAAGTCGTTCGTCATCCCAATCATACTTGTAACGGTGAATATCAATACCTTCTTGAATGTACTGCTCTTCTTTCTGGCATTCAAATCCGGAAAGCAACGTAACCTTGTTTCCGGCATCTATAAAAGCTCTTGCCTCAAGCAGAATACGTCTGTCGATCATATAACAATCTGGAGCAAGCATAACAATATGCATAACGGGATACCTTCCTCAAGTATTACTTGGCTTCACTGACATATTTTTTTAAGAGTCTGACATCTATCTCCGCCCGTCCTATCTGCCCTCCTGATTCGTCCCCTTTTTTTGGAATTCCGTTATAATAAGTCACATACTTATCTCCGTCCTTAACGAAATTATATCCATAACGGATATTGTCCCAACGATTTTCCCAATCTCTGCCGACAATGACCGGATTTTCCTTGACAGGCTTTAAATCTTTTCCGTCTTTTCCGACATAAAGCAACATATCATGCCTTCGGCACGGGGTAGTACTTTCTAAAAATATCATCAACCTGTCTTCAAAATACATTCCGGAAACAGTATACATCCCCCTTTGTTTTGATAAAAATTCCAAGATTACTGTTTCATTATCCCAATGTATTCCATCCGGCGAGGTAGTGTAAATCAATTCAAACTTGCCATTTTCAGATTTTACGAAAAACATCTCATAACCGCCCCTGGGTTTAAAAAGCACTAAAGGTTTAAGACCCGAATCATTAACTGCCACGCCGCCATATTTCCAGTTCAAACCATCGCTGGAACGAGCCCAGCAAATTTTATTATAGGGTTTTCCTGTTCGTTCCGAAGCGGAAAAATACATTAAGTAGCCACCTTTTTTTCTGTCCGCAACAACATATGGAAAAGCTAGATTTCCATTCAGATAACTTGGAAGGGCTTTTAAA
Coding sequences within:
- the asnB gene encoding asparagine synthase (glutamine-hydrolyzing), whose translation is MCGIAGIVSFGAPINANLLLKMTELISYRGPDGEGFLLCENDRKLSSLYTEEEKEEWRNKEISFGLGHRRLAILDLSQAGLQPMGTPDGQLWIVHNGEIYNYIEIRSELEKKGYRFSTHTDTEIILYAYREWGTGCLSRFNGMWAFAILDLGKSILFCSRDRAGIKPFYYFVNGKVFAFSSEIKQLLLLPWVKTEVNPGVLYDYLLYGLQEHSEQTFFENVNSLPGGHFIQIPLEGTSIDPEKKIYWDPELEQREMGNDEEYAGKLLDLLKDSIRLRLRSDVRVGSCLSGGLDSSGIVCLLNSERQESGSSNNQLTFSSCFEDPRWDERKYIFDVIKKTGVEARYVFPSAEELTGILDRLTYHQDGPFGSTSIFAQWKVFESARENGVTVMLDGQGADELLAGYYPYLPSFWWGLLREGKWLSLLSELIWITRRNPVQVKETLIEAAKAFVYQRMKKNSAGNDQISWAKLDFLQTGAEKSPYKKHLNKRGLLRKQKGGGELNWKLYESFRFTSLPALLRYEDRNSMAFSVEARLPFLDYRIVEFLLGLPPEQKIQRGMTKAVYRRAMKSILPASVLSRTDKMGFVTPEEIWIKDALRGIMDEAFEFIPEDHQYISRKGALELFHSVLRGEKGFSFLPWRLFNSIIWLNNLSAKGMSLKPL
- the asnB gene encoding asparagine synthase (glutamine-hydrolyzing), translated to MCGISGYVKTGNDYIKSNLKELSHRGPDGEGEWFSPDMSVWLGHRRLAIIDPEGGKQPLSNEDGTVWITFNGCIYNYLELAQTLRQKGHRFRSYTDTEVIVHAYEEYGVECLKYFIGMFAFTIWDEKRGIAFCARDRLGVKPFYYSDQESAFIFASEIKALLATDLIQKEVNHKALQEYLVFQTVLGEKTLFNQVNKLLPGHYMLVDKKGRIVENKKYWDVAFDIDYDHTEEYFVDRLRVLLEDAVKIRLRSDVPLGAHLSGGLDSSAVVCLTSMLNVTGDRLKTFTGAFNEGEKFDETRYARLVAEKAGADCLEIYPTADDFIDTLQKIIYYMDEPSAGPGVFPQYMVSRLASEHVKVVLGGQGGDEIFAGYARYLVGYLEECLKGAIEETESRAQYAATLSSIISSLPMLQQYIPMLRYFWAEGLFEPQAQRYFRLMDRSAGVRQIYKEDVFENSVDFIETFQKIFYGSNAESFLNRMLFFDLKVHLPALLHVEDRTSMAWGLESRVPLLDHRIADLMASVPPNIKFKGGQPKYLFRKAIKNIVPEEIHKRKDKMGFPVPLHLWFKGKLRDYTREVLLDDTARQRGIFNPEILETAIEKEQDFGRVIWGALCLELWFKTFIDQAGE